A part of Perca fluviatilis chromosome 15, GENO_Pfluv_1.0, whole genome shotgun sequence genomic DNA contains:
- the gosr2 gene encoding Golgi SNAP receptor complex member 2 yields the protein METLYHQTNKQIQEVQSLMGHLEKTDRQSVHLLENELQTRIDQIFNHLERLEILASKEPPNRRQNAKLRVDQLKYDVQHLRTALQNFQYRSYAREAQEREREELMSRTFTTNDADTSIPIDETLQLNSNLHNAHRGMDDLLGSGSSILNGLRDQRSTLKGTHKKMLDVANMLGLSNTVMRLIERRATQDKFIMIGGMLLTCIFMFLVIRYLG from the exons ATGGAGACGCTTTACCATCAGACAAACAA GCAAATCCAGGAGGTGCAGTCTCTTATGGGACATCTGGAGAAGACGGATCGTCAGTCAGTACACT TGTTAGAGAATGAATTGCAGACTAGAATCGACCAGATCTTCAATCATTTAGAACGCCTCGAGATCCTGGCCAGCAAGGAACCACCAAACCGCCGCCAGAATGCCAAATT GCGAGTGGACCAGCTCAAGTATGATGTCCAACACCTTCGAACCGCCCTGCAAAATTTCCAGTACCGAAGCTACGCCAGAGAGgcccaggagagagagagggaggaactaATGAGCCGTACCTTCACGACCAAC GACGCAGATACCTCCATCCCCATAGATGAGACCCTACAGTTAAACTCCAACTTGCACAACGCACACAGAGGCATGGATGACCTCCTGGGCAGCGGCAGTAGCATTCTCAATGGTCTGAGAGATCAAAGATCTACACTAAAG GGGACCCATAAGAAGATGTTGGATGTGGCCAACATGCTGGGGCTGTCTAACACAGTGATGCGACTGATAGAAAGGCGAGCCACCCAGGATAAGTTCATCATGATTGGAGGCATGCTGTTGACCTGCATCTTCATGTTCCTGGTAATCAGATACCTGGGCTGA